The Argonema galeatum A003/A1 genome includes a window with the following:
- the atpC gene encoding ATP synthase F1 subunit epsilon, translated as MTLTVRVIAPDKTVWDSPAQELILPSTTGQLGILSGHAPLLTALDIGVMRVRPDKNWVAIALMGGFAEVESDRVTILVNGAEKSDTINLEAARTAYNQAQERYNQVQNSENRQEKIQATQAWKKARARFQAAGGMVQV; from the coding sequence ATGACTTTAACTGTTCGTGTAATTGCACCAGACAAAACAGTCTGGGATTCCCCAGCCCAGGAATTGATTCTGCCCAGCACAACCGGGCAATTGGGTATTCTGAGTGGACACGCACCACTTTTGACGGCTTTGGATATCGGTGTGATGCGAGTTCGCCCAGATAAAAATTGGGTAGCTATTGCTCTGATGGGCGGATTTGCAGAAGTGGAAAGCGATCGCGTCACCATTTTGGTTAACGGTGCCGAAAAGAGCGATACCATCAATCTGGAAGCCGCTCGCACCGCTTATAACCAAGCCCAAGAGCGCTATAACCAAGTTCAAAACAGCGAAAACCGTCAGGAAAAAATTCAGGCAACTCAAGCTTGGAAAAAGGCACGCGCCCGTTTTCAAGCCGCTGGTGGCATGGTGCAAGTTT